In Colwellia sp. PAMC 20917, a single genomic region encodes these proteins:
- the ylqF gene encoding ribosome biogenesis GTPase YlqF has protein sequence MAINWFPGHMHKAQKEIKEILPQIDVVIEVCDARLPFSSENPMITEIRGDIPLIKILNKSDLADPAKTKIWLEYLESQKNVKAIALTTDNPSVAKTLPSLIRKLVPSKNETGKQINVVIMGIPNVGKSTLLNTLVGKAKAKVGNEPAVTKGQQRIRLDEGLYLYDTPGMLWPKIVNENSGYRLAITSAVKDTAFDHEDIASFAGEYLLAHYPQRLKERYQFDDTPQTEVELLEEIGRRRGCVKSGGRIDYHKAAAILINEIRDNTLGGITFETPDMIEIETLHFIELEAKKVAAREAKKTARGRGRKNKR, from the coding sequence ATGGCTATTAATTGGTTCCCTGGGCATATGCATAAAGCCCAAAAAGAAATAAAAGAAATTCTTCCACAAATAGATGTGGTCATAGAAGTGTGTGACGCTAGATTGCCGTTTAGCAGTGAAAATCCGATGATCACTGAGATCAGAGGTGATATCCCCCTTATTAAAATTCTCAATAAGTCTGATCTTGCCGATCCTGCTAAAACAAAAATTTGGCTAGAATATTTAGAGTCTCAAAAAAATGTCAAAGCAATCGCTCTAACCACAGATAACCCTTCTGTAGCGAAGACACTCCCTAGTCTTATTCGTAAATTAGTACCGAGTAAAAATGAAACGGGTAAACAGATCAACGTTGTTATTATGGGTATCCCTAACGTAGGTAAATCTACTTTATTAAATACTCTTGTTGGAAAAGCAAAAGCTAAAGTGGGTAATGAGCCTGCTGTGACTAAAGGTCAGCAGCGAATTCGTTTAGACGAAGGTCTTTACTTGTATGATACTCCAGGTATGTTGTGGCCAAAAATTGTTAATGAAAACAGTGGCTATCGATTAGCGATTACCAGCGCAGTTAAAGATACCGCCTTCGACCATGAAGATATTGCCTCGTTTGCAGGTGAATATTTATTAGCGCATTACCCGCAACGATTAAAAGAACGTTATCAATTTGACGATACGCCACAAACCGAAGTAGAGTTACTTGAAGAAATAGGTCGTAGACGCGGCTGTGTTAAATCAGGTGGTCGTATTGATTATCATAAAGCCGCAGCAATATTAATCAATGAGATACGCGATAATACCCTGGGCGGCATTACTTTTGAAACACCCGATATGATAGAGATTGAAACACTTCATTTTATCGAGCTTGAGGCTAAAAAAGTAGCGGCTAGAGAAGCTAAGAAAACTGCCCGCGGTCGCGGTCGTAAAAATAAACGTTAA
- a CDS encoding HIT domain-containing protein, with product MSNTFQLHALLQRDTIELLELPLSTLLLMNDSNYPWFVLVPRVDDIQDIYQLDWQQQQQFLNESSLLSEILMQLFNGTKMNVAALGNICSQLHVHHIVRFADDIAWPKPVWGAFAMKAYTDSELTLLKEKVLPALTKIITQD from the coding sequence ATGTCTAATACATTTCAACTTCACGCGCTATTACAACGTGACACCATTGAGTTACTTGAGTTACCACTGTCAACACTATTACTAATGAATGATAGTAATTATCCGTGGTTTGTTTTAGTACCTAGGGTCGATGATATTCAAGATATTTATCAACTTGATTGGCAGCAACAACAGCAGTTTCTCAATGAATCAAGTTTGTTAAGTGAAATCTTAATGCAGTTATTTAATGGCACAAAAATGAATGTAGCGGCATTAGGTAATATTTGTTCACAACTTCATGTCCATCACATTGTTCGCTTTGCGGATGATATTGCTTGGCCTAAACCTGTTTGGGGGGCGTTTGCAATGAAGGCTTATACAGACAGTGAATTAACCTTGTTAAAAGAAAAAGTACTGCCTGCGCTAACTAAAATTATAACGCAGGATTAA
- the megL gene encoding methionine gamma-lyase, whose product MKNSKYVETQAIHSGRINDEQFGSLATPLYQTSTFIFENAKQGADRFAGEAEGYIYGRLGNPTVRQLEMRVAAMEEMEDAAATATGMAAVSGALLANLQCGDHIISSSALYGCSYALISHMLTKFGIEVSFVDMKVPENIEKAIKPNTKVIFLETPINPNLVVLDLARILAISKKHSILSIVDNTFLTPVLQQPGKFGADIVVHSATKYLNGHGDVVAGIICSNAEMIEHIKLTALKDIGATMSPHDAWLIMRGLKTLPLRMERHCSNAQTIAEFLESHPMIAKVYYPGLKSHDGYKFIGTQMKAAGGVIAFELNADLKGGEEFINRMSLFSIAVSLGDAESLIQHPASMTHSPYTPEERVAAGISDSLIRISVGLEHVNDLLDDLKQSLDQIENRQEQVA is encoded by the coding sequence ATGAAAAATAGTAAATATGTTGAAACACAAGCAATCCATTCAGGACGTATTAACGATGAGCAATTTGGCTCTTTAGCAACACCACTTTACCAAACGTCTACTTTTATTTTTGAAAACGCTAAACAAGGCGCCGACCGTTTTGCGGGTGAGGCTGAAGGATATATTTATGGGCGATTAGGTAACCCTACAGTAAGACAATTAGAAATGCGTGTTGCTGCCATGGAAGAAATGGAAGATGCCGCTGCCACAGCAACAGGCATGGCGGCTGTTTCTGGCGCCTTATTAGCTAATTTGCAATGTGGTGATCATATTATTTCCTCTAGTGCCTTATATGGCTGTTCATATGCATTGATCAGTCATATGCTAACCAAATTCGGCATTGAAGTTTCATTTGTTGATATGAAAGTGCCTGAAAATATTGAAAAAGCGATAAAACCAAATACTAAAGTAATATTCCTAGAAACACCAATAAACCCAAATTTAGTAGTTTTAGATTTAGCACGTATTTTAGCGATATCAAAAAAACACAGTATTCTATCAATCGTTGACAATACTTTCTTAACCCCTGTTTTACAGCAACCTGGAAAATTTGGTGCGGATATCGTTGTTCACAGTGCAACTAAGTATCTAAATGGTCATGGTGATGTGGTAGCAGGTATTATCTGTAGTAATGCTGAAATGATAGAACACATCAAATTAACAGCACTTAAAGATATTGGCGCAACAATGAGCCCGCATGATGCATGGTTAATTATGAGAGGATTAAAAACCTTACCATTGCGTATGGAACGCCACTGTTCAAATGCACAAACAATCGCTGAGTTTCTAGAAAGTCATCCAATGATAGCGAAAGTTTATTACCCTGGTCTTAAATCGCATGACGGTTATAAATTTATTGGTACGCAAATGAAAGCGGCCGGTGGAGTTATCGCTTTTGAATTAAATGCAGACTTAAAAGGTGGCGAAGAATTTATAAATCGGATGAGTTTATTTTCAATCGCAGTAAGCCTAGGAGATGCAGAGTCTCTTATTCAGCACCCTGCTTCGATGACTCATTCACCTTATACACCAGAAGAGAGAGTAGCGGCAGGTATCAGTGATAGTTTAATTCGAATATCTGTTGGTTTAGAACACGTAAATGATTTACTTGACGATCTAAAGCAATCGTTAGATCAAATAGAAAACCGCCAAGAGCAAGTTGCCTAA